DNA sequence from the Grus americana isolate bGruAme1 chromosome Z, bGruAme1.mat, whole genome shotgun sequence genome:
TCACTTGCCCTTTtataacaatatattttaaactcaCATAATTCTGCTTATATGAATACAGTTCTGTATTTATGGGTAGCTAATAAAACATTATTCTAAATGCATACAGAATGGCCGCAGGCAGGTTCTGACACTGTTTCTCTTAGGAAATTATAATCTCTTAACATTTCACTAATGATACGGGATGCCTGGTATGTCTCTAGCACTGAAATCCCTTCTAAAACACGGGTTTAATAAGGAAGCGACAGGCTATACCACCTATGATAAGTAATTCATACCATTCACCTTCTCACCCATACACAGCCCAAACCAAGCACAGCAGGCACCTTCTTCACCACCTTATCCTTGGCAGGCCTTTATGTTTCCCAAAACACCAGCAAAACCCAGACGCTATAAACATTTACCTTGGAGTAACTTAATGCCGTTTTCAGCTACTGAGCTTCTCAGAACTCCTCATCTCTTGAGCTGACACAGACAACATGAGCACCTCCTTGACCATCCTGTCTGTCCTCCATATTCTCAAGCAACAGCACAAGCTAAATTTTTCTCCTTGAAGACAGCAATCTCACTTATTCAGAATTTAATGTCACTGCCTCCTGCTAGCAGAATACAGTGTCTCAGCTTAAACAGAAGCACTGAGAGAATGGAAGATGCTTTGAGGGTCAAACTGCCATTGAAACCAATCTGTTGCCTAAGTTAGTGGGAACTTGTTCTGGTTTCCAGGCTGAGACAGAGAACTCACTCTCATAAGGTTCCACAATGGACAGTAAAAACTCATAGACACATAAAGTCAAGTTAAGGCTCAACCATCCTGATCAACTGAGAGGTATAACTGAGGAGCTGCCAGTGACTAGCCCTTCACTCTGagggcaacctctgccagctACCTCTCTGCGCAGGGCCAGAGCAAATTCAGGGTTGATGTGAACCCCCTCAGCCAGAGGACCCAAGTCCCATGCATTTCTAGAACccagcagcatttattttcccaTGAGACACCTGTGTGGACTGGCCAGAGTTAACACAGGTACAGAACCCACTAAGGAGGTCACCTCTGCGATTTCTCTGTCCTGGATGAGGATGGAGATACCTGCATGTGGGAAATGAATTAATGCTCAATCCTTCATTCTTGCTACCATACTCTATTCATCCTATGCAATGAGTTTATTGCTGACAtaactttattttcatgtcACATTTATATGACACTAGGACATAATGTTGGCCTCGCTTGGATTTCTTTACCAGTTATCCACTTAGGTCACAGTcttgttttttataaaatgtttgttaTCATGAAAGGTATTGGATTGCAACATCTAAGACTGAGATTATTTCTCAAGGACTTGTGCAGCTTGGGCTAAAGCACAGCAGGCTCATGCATCCTCTTTTGCTGTGTCTCAGTCTTTACACTTAGGAGGTAAATTCTGCCTGTATGCGTGTCAAGGGACTGGCAGTCAGTCTGGACCCATTCGTCTGTAGCCACAAGAGACTCTCAGCACCATCCACAATGTCTGTCCAGCACATACCCCCACTGCCACAGCATGGAAGAACTGCATACATAATGGAATTATCTTGAGAGCATCCTTAGGTGGTTATGAAACATTATCTCTTCAGACAAGGAACAGAGACAGACATGCATTCCAAGGGATATTAAATGGAGGGTTGAGAATTTCTGAGTAACAGCCATCTATTACACAGACTATCGCAAAGGTCAAACAAGAACCTCAGTGTTTGTGCTCAATTATCTCTCATTTTAAACAACctagtttgaaaaaaatatgcaatttcTGCTTAGTTTATGTTCccacttgaaaaatattttcttttctcctaaattCCACTGCATCTTTTCCTAATTTCCATAGCACACTATAGTGTCTCCATTTCTGATAcctgtttcatattttaaaggaCGATtctacaaaacatttaaaagctaATCATATTCTATCTtttagaagctgaaaaaaagaacctTAGCATAACACATTCGTCAcatttattgcattttcttcactgctttgcTAGTTCAAAGTCTTTACCTGGTTTTAGCTCGgtaatttgtgtttaaaatcaTTTTGTGCCCTCTAGTGGCAGctctgccactgctgctctggGAGGACTGGGAATTGGACATTACAGTTACAGATGATgtagaaatggaagaaaaagtttattCCCCCTTTAAGGGAATTTATTATCCATatgtacagttttaaaaaaaaaccctgtcatTTCTAGTTATcatgagaaaacaaagcaaaatccagaaaaaacccaaacaaaataaaacagcaaaccGAAATCATCTAGATACACAACACaaatagcaacaacaaaacaatcaTATACTGAGGAAGCATTTGAGTCTGCTCTTAGAAATTATCTTGATGAAAATTGGCCTATTTGTAGCCATTTCTTTGCACAAAGCACTGTTCAGTGCTGGTGTCCTACTAGGACATTGTTCAATATCCAGACACGCAGTTTTTCCAGGGTCCAAAGAAGGGATATCGTCGTAAGGAAAAGGCTAATTGCCACCAGAGCTTTGTCTTCTCTCATGGAAaatcactttgtttttctttctaaaacagcAAAGTGATAGCatagaggaaaaataacaaaataaagaaggaaagatttGGGCGTTTCAAGGAAAAGTTACACAGAGTGCTACACACTGTTactatttttagttttagaGCCTCTACTCATTCACTTTTGTCTAGTTCAAGACACCCTAAACCCCTTACCTTTTCCCCAAAACGTTcccaaaatttttattttaagctttttcacctgagcagaaaaataagtcaAGCTGCTTTCAACCAGCTCTTTCAGCATATATTCTCAGTGATCTTGAGATGCCTAActccaaattaaaacaaacagataTCCCATACATAGATACTAGTAGCCATTTGGCTTTAGTTTAGCTTTCAGTTTTACCCCCCAAATTGCAAATCCACAGGAACAcattaaataataaacattttcactAAATTATAGGCTATTAGTCTCAATAGGATCGGAATAATATTCGCTTTATCTTGAAAACTTAGTTCCCAATGAAGATGAGTAGAAATTCTGACCAAGCAAAGTATTCAGATACATGCTTTGAGCAGATAAAATGCTGTAAGTCAATATGTgttgttcttattttgaaatCCTTGCCTCTGCTAGTCTGAACAAGAAACAAAGCTCAATCAATCAAGCTCTTCTACTTGGCACTGCAGATGGTTACTGAGGGCCTAAGAAGCTGGCTTCTTCAAACCCTTTAAAAACCTCATTTAGGGTAGCTTCTAATTTTGCACACtggttttcttgaaaataattgttgagttttttaaaaagttaattttaacaTCCACAACAGAGTGCCTGCACACAGTGGTAATCAGAATTGTCTCACTGGTGGGAGAATTTGGAAAATGTCATTTACAACCTTGTTATTGTTCCAAATTCTCTTCACAATTTTGTCCACTAAGGAAGTAATATAAcacactttttcctttcataatttTGCCTTATTGATGGTGTTAGTGCCTCAAAAACCATGATCCAATTTCACATAacttaatttttgttaaaagcTCAAGATAAAACTGGAAGATTTTAGAGAATAACTACTTAGCTAGTTTACActcatttatttaagaaaaaaatattcccattgGCTTTACAGATCATATGCCTTCAGATTCTCCTGGTAGCAGTTTTTGCACCTGTTGAACATGATGCTTTTGCTTGTGTCTGTTTGAGACACAAATACTGAGCCAGAACTTAGTAAGAAAACATCAGATCTAATGCATCAAGGGGGCAGGGGAAAACGGGAGAGCTACCACCTCCACCACCAGACCTAAGGAAGTGAGGCAGGCATCCAGCTCAACGTTGTCCCTTCGTCCTGCCCTGGCCATGACAGCCACAGCCTCGACTGCCTTTGCAGCTGCGCAAGACATCTTGTTTATCATTCCAGGTTGTTTAATGAAAGCAATTCTTAAATGTGTCTATTTATACAAATTAAGTAGGTCAGCATCATTTCCAGTACTGATCACCTCATGTGAAAAAactatttcagagaaaacaacatTCATAATTGTTGTGGTtaaaccccagccagcagctaaaagaACCACACAGCCttttgctcactcccctcccacacagtgggatgggggagagaatcaaaaagaaaaaaaagacaaaaaaaaaaaaaaaagacagcttaataggacagaaaaggaataataataataatataataataataatgtacaagtgatgaacagcacaatttcttaccaCCCAAAGTCAACAaccagctagttcctgagctgccctcccagcccacccccaaTTGTATACAgaccatgacatcatatggtatggaatacccctttggccagtttgggtcagctgtcctggctgtgtcccctacCAGCTTattgggtgccccccaccttctcgttggcagggcagtatgagaagctgaaaagtccttgattgCTTGGCAACacctgaaaacatcagtgtgttatcaacattattctcatcctaaatccaaatcacagcactacaccagctgctaggaagaaagttaactccatcccagatGAAACCAAGACAATGATTAAGAACACTGAAATTAAGATAAATAAGACTGAAAAGTTTGGGAAAGGAGTTGAATCAGGTGcagtaaaatacatataaaacaaTAAATGGTATAGAAAAGGCAGATCAGGAGCTAATTTTCTGTAGTTTAGCTTGTGAGAATTCACATTAATGCACAAGACTGCCCAGACCAATGTTAGGAGTAACTTTGGAAGGAATACAAAACCCCAGTCACTTATCTTGACTTGCAGTAATCCGAATTTGGGATGAAACCTAAGACCAAGGTTAAACTGCTCCAACTCTATCCTCCTGTTGGGGTTCTAGTCCTTACTCTAGGTTGGCCACATGTGTGGAGGGCAGCACGCTGCACCGTGGCTCAGGTGCCATAGCAATCCCTGCATTTAGCAGAAGAGAACCATGTCAAAGGCAGACACTGACAGCAGAACGCTGACAACCACTACCCTTGATGGAAAAAAGAGCACTGACACATGCTGATGCAGGGCTTGAGGAGCTCCTCAGAGGACAGTAATCATGACCAGGCCAGGTCAGGGTGCTTCCACCCACCAGTACTAAGTGAGCTGGTCAAGAAACCCAGAAGCCTTGATACACAGTTGTCTGAAGTCAAGGTCTTCAGCTGCGCCATCCTGGGCAGTTGCCAGCTCTCTCTCTGGAGAAGACTGACGCTTCTCGCTTTAGCACTGATGTTGGTACTCAGAATTGCTCCCCGTAAATTGCTGCTGCAAATTTAGTGCTTGGGTTTGGAGATGGTGGCACCAGTGATGCAACACGAACATGTTCCCCTGGCTGACCACCAAGGAGCTGGTTGTGTGGTGAACTATGTGGTTCTTTGGGCAGTATTGGCGTTGGCTAATTAAACAGATTTCCAGAGTTCAGCAATAAAGGAATTTGGGGCTAAAACATTAAGCTGGGGTGAgctgatatatttaaaaaaagttaagtacACAAGTCaagcaacagcaacagaaaagcaCTGTGATAATGTATGCACTAACATTGGAAAAATGAAGTTCAGAAcaaaaaagtgaacaaaagcAAACTCCAGGTATCAAGCATTAAGCCAGCAATGAAAGGAAGCAGTGGGTTTTGTGGCATTCCAGTGAATTGCCCTTAGGTGAAGGCAAATTATTTGTCACAAAAAACTTTGAGAAGCAACATACACTTTGAACTATGTCAGAGAAATGTGTAAGAACCGCATATCTGGCAGGGTGTTGATGGGAAAGTGTGAGGAACTGGGGACCAAACAGGCACATCTCCTCCAGAGAACTTCTAATTGTTCAGGAACAGGTAGAAATCTTGAGAGAAACTTGTATTCAGGGATCCAAAGAGATCATTAGTGGGATGGGATCTATGTCATTAGACATCACAGGACCAGGTGCCACGGGAGTTACAAGGGGAAATGATAAGGGTAGGGAAAAATATTGGGGATGGGATTAAGGCTGCTCCACAGAAAAGCAACGTCAGGAGCATGACCACATTTTTTGAGAAGGCTACAATACACATTGTCCACAACCAAAATGCACACTTTCCTAACTCTAGCCTTACTTTTCTTTGTAAGCAACAACCAGCTGGAGGAGGACCTCCAGAAGCAGtgcaacccccctgccccagcacctgcGTGGTGCACCTCCTGCAGAGACGCTGAAGCAGCGACAGCACCCATCCGTCCTGCTCGCCACGCGGGAACCCTGGAAAGAAAACGAAGCCCCCGAGAAGGTGTGCAAGCTTCTCGGCCAAACCTGGAGAAGCGTGAAACGCCTTTGAGGGGGGGTCGGGAGCAATAGTTAAGTGCTTGAGTTGTGGAAATCCGGTAGACCTGTGACAAATCAGTCAACGCCTTTAAAGAGGCCGAAGGTGCAGGTGTTACACCCTGTAAAACCTGGTAGGAAACACGCAAAACAGCGCAGATCGGGACCGCTGCCGAACCGTAACAGCACCCGTGCCCGCAGCCCCGCGGCCGCTCGGACGCCAGGGGGCGGGCGGGGCAGGGCCAGGCCGGGCCCATCGATGGGGGCGGCCGCTCTGCGCTCGGCTCCTCCGCCCTGCCTCTCGGCTCTGGATTAGCGAAACTGGCGACGTGGGACGGTCGCCGGTCCGGCCCCCGCGCCCAGCCTCGCCCGCCGGGGTGAAGCCGGGACTCGGAGCCGGCCGCAGCGCAGCGGAGCCCGGGGAGCCAGCCACCGCAGCGTCCCCGCCGGCGGGACGCGGAGGCAGGAGGCGGCAGCTGCGCGCTCCTTCCGCAGCCCCGCCGGCGCGGCGCGGTGAGGGGCGGCGGtaccggcggcggcggggagacCCCTCGGGGGGCGTTTGGGCGGCGGGGTCATGGCGCTCCGGGCCCGGGCGCTGTACGACTTCAGGTCGGAGAACCCGGGGGAGATCTCTCTGCGGGAGCACGAGGTGCTGAGCCTCTGCAGCGAGCAGGACATCGAGGGCTGGCTGGAGGGGGTCAACAGCCGCGGCGACCGCGGCCTCTTCCCGGCCTCCTACGTGCAGGTGATCCGCGCCGCCGAGccaccgccgcccgcccgctATGCCAATGTCCCCGCCGGCGGCTTCGAGCCgctgccgccccccgccgccttCAAGCCGGCGGCGCAGCAgcccccgccggcggcggcgcccgAGCCCTACCCGctgcctcccgccgccgccgggtACCCCTTCCCGCCGGCGCCCTACGGCGGCTCCTACCAGCCCAGCCAAGGCAGCGATGACGACTGGGACGACGACTGGGATGACAGCTCCACCGTGGCCGACGAGCCgggtgccctgggcagctcctaCCCGGACTACGAGGCAGCGGGTGGCGTGGCCTCCGGCCGCTACCGCCTGTCCACCCGGTCTGAGCTCTCCCTGGGTTCCCGCAGTGGCAGCGGTCACCCAGCGGGCCACCCACACCCGCCTGGCGGTGGTGGTGCCGCCAAGAGCTCTGCCACGGTGAGCCGCAACCTCAACCGCTTCTCCACCTTCGTCAAGTCTGGCGGGGAGGCCTTCGTGCTGGGCGAGGCGTCAGGCTTCGTGAAGGACGGGGACAAGCTGTGCGTGGTGCTGGGCCCCCGGGGCCCCGAGTGGCAGGAGAACCCCTACCCCTTCCAGTGCTCCATTGAGGACCCCACCAAGCAGACCAAGTTCAAGGGCATGAAGAGTTACATCGCCTACAAACTGGTGCCCAGCCACACAGGGCAGCAGGTGCACCGCCGCTACAAGCACTTTGACTGGCTCTACGGGCGCCTGGCCGAGAAGTTCCCTGTCATCTCTGTGCCCCACTTGCCAGAGAAGCAGGCCACCGGCCGCTTTGAGGAGGACTTCATCTCCAAACGTCGCAAAGGCCTGGCCTGGTGGATGGACCACATGTGCAGCCACCCTGTGCTGGCTCAGTGC
Encoded proteins:
- the SNX18 gene encoding sorting nexin-18, whose translation is MALRARALYDFRSENPGEISLREHEVLSLCSEQDIEGWLEGVNSRGDRGLFPASYVQVIRAAEPPPPARYANVPAGGFEPLPPPAAFKPAAQQPPPAAAPEPYPLPPAAAGYPFPPAPYGGSYQPSQGSDDDWDDDWDDSSTVADEPGALGSSYPDYEAAGGVASGRYRLSTRSELSLGSRSGSGHPAGHPHPPGGGGAAKSSATVSRNLNRFSTFVKSGGEAFVLGEASGFVKDGDKLCVVLGPRGPEWQENPYPFQCSIEDPTKQTKFKGMKSYIAYKLVPSHTGQQVHRRYKHFDWLYGRLAEKFPVISVPHLPEKQATGRFEEDFISKRRKGLAWWMDHMCSHPVLAQCDAFQHFLTCPSTDEKAWKQGKRKAEKDEMVGANFFLTISVPTGPGAILDLQEVESQVDGFKAFTKKMDESALQLNHTANEFARKQVTGFKKEYQKVGHSFKCLSQAFELDQQAFSAGLNQAIAFTAEAYDAIGDLFADQPRQDLDPVMDLLALYQGHLANFPDIIHVQKGALTKVKESKRHVEEGKMELQKAEGIQERCNIISFATLAEINHFHKIRVRDFKSQMQHFLQQQILFFQKVTQKLEEALHKYDSV